AACCTATTCCTATTACTATATCTGGTACACCAGGCATTATTAGCGTTTCCGTTCCCTCAACTGAAAAACCTTTAGAAATTGGCAAGTATTATCATTGGTATTTTTTAATTGATTGTAAAGATAAAAGCAACGCTGAAGATGTTGCAGTTGAAGGTTTAGTTCAACGAATAGAACCCAATTCTGATTTAATAAATAAATTAAAAACTGCAAAACCAAAACAACTTGTAGCTGTTTATGCTCAAGCAGGTATTTGGCAGGATGCACTCACTGCTATAGGTGAACTTCGCCGTAGTAAACCACAAGATAGCGCCCTCGCTTCTGATTGGCAAGAGTTGTTAAAATCTATCGATTTGGGCAATATTGCAACACAACCTATTACAAAGTGTTGTGAGCCTTAATTCTATTTATAGCAGGGGACTGGGAAGTGGTCAGTTGGTTGGCAGTCGCATTAATAGCTACTGAAGCGGGTCTGATTGAATCAGCCGCTTCCGCTTCAATAGTTATACGGTTTTTTCAAAAATTAAATAAGATTCCTATGGCTAAAAATGCCTCACTAAGTTGATATTGCTTACTGCACAATCTGATTACACCCATTAGCATCAGGAGGCGCTGTTTGTGTTGAGGCAGTTGTGAGTAGCAGTGAGTTAGGTGCTTGGCCTAAGCCATTACCTGTAGCAATTACATCAAAAATGACTCCGGCCGGGACTTGTTGATTCGCAACTTCTACTGTGATTGGTGGGTTGAAGGCATTATTGATTAATGGGTCAAATTGGTCAGGTAGAACTGGATTGAAGTTATAATTACCAGCCGTAAGTTCTGGGTAAGGAATAGCAGTTTTGGGTGTTAGGTCTGTGATACGAGTTTCATCCACATTTGGGCTAGAGGATTTGCTAATACGGAAATCTATAACAGCGCTAGTTTCCGAAAAGCGATACCAACGTCCTTTAAATTTACCTGGATTAGGCTGTGTTAAATCCTCTGGAATCACAAAGGGTGATTGATTAAATAATGGTTGACCTGAGGGGCCTTGTAGTGTTCCTGTTATCGCTACTGTATAAGCACTATTAGGCGCTCCTGTAAAGGTTCTAGAAGCAATTGTACTGCTAGTACCAGATTGCACAAAAAGTACCTCAATATTTCCTGGTGCTACATCTACATATTTACTAGCTTGACGAAAATCTACATTCCGCAAAACTTTTTTACCGTTGACAATGACATCAACTGGTGATGCAGTACTAACCGCAGCGTTAATAACTCTTAATTTGGTAGTGCATTTATAAGGATTTAGAAGAGGATCTAGAATATTTAATAGGCTTGCAGTGTAAAATTCTTGTACAGGCTTTGTAGATAGTTGAGAATTGGCTAAACTTTTGTATGGATAACTAGTCAAACTAATTAAAGATAATGTCAAAGCACCCAAGAATAATCGTCTTGTTAGAAACATGTCTTCCTCCTATCGTGAGACAAAAATAACAAATGAGCAAAGTTTATCCTGCATAAAAAATGATGCGATAATCATCGCAAATATTTTTTATGTATGGGCTATAGATAATGCAATGGTAGATATTTAAGTTGAGAAGACACGTTATTTTTTTCTGTTGTTTTCCCAAACATTAAATAGTGTTGGTTCTTCAGTAACTAGTATGCTAAAGACACAGTAAACTATATACTAAAGAACCATAGTGTTTATGTGA
Above is a window of Nostoc sp. UHCC 0702 DNA encoding:
- a CDS encoding DUF4397 domain-containing protein → MFLTRRLFLGALTLSLISLTSYPYKSLANSQLSTKPVQEFYTASLLNILDPLLNPYKCTTKLRVINAAVSTASPVDVIVNGKKVLRNVDFRQASKYVDVAPGNIEVLFVQSGTSSTIASRTFTGAPNSAYTVAITGTLQGPSGQPLFNQSPFVIPEDLTQPNPGKFKGRWYRFSETSAVIDFRISKSSSPNVDETRITDLTPKTAIPYPELTAGNYNFNPVLPDQFDPLINNAFNPPITVEVANQQVPAGVIFDVIATGNGLGQAPNSLLLTTASTQTAPPDANGCNQIVQ